In Mucilaginibacter celer, one DNA window encodes the following:
- a CDS encoding lipid A biosynthesis acyltransferase gives MPAWQGKSKGTTLGYRIFVSVLKTAGVKPAYFMLRFVALYYFLFSWQTSKGTYYYFHKRLGFGKVKSLFKLYSNYYLFGQSIIDKVVIMSGIPNKFTFNFDGRENLQAIAAMNRGGLLLSAHIGSWEIAGEILDHIKSRINIVMFDGEDKQIKQYMDSVTGERKINIIVIKNDLSHIFQINAAFQNNELVCMHADRFIEGNKTITREFLGEEAKFPAGPFVMAEKFKVPVAFVYALKESALHYHFFSSPVKDYSDLPKGEAMQQLTTDFITGFENKVKTYPEQWYNYYNFWQ, from the coding sequence ATGCCCGCCTGGCAGGGAAAATCAAAAGGCACAACCCTTGGTTACCGCATTTTTGTTAGTGTTTTAAAAACGGCAGGCGTTAAGCCGGCTTATTTTATGCTGAGGTTTGTGGCACTTTACTACTTCCTGTTTTCGTGGCAAACATCCAAAGGCACGTACTATTATTTCCATAAGCGGCTCGGTTTTGGTAAGGTAAAATCTCTGTTTAAGCTTTATAGCAACTACTACCTGTTTGGGCAAAGTATAATCGATAAGGTGGTGATCATGTCGGGCATCCCTAACAAGTTCACCTTTAATTTTGACGGGCGTGAAAACCTGCAGGCCATAGCAGCCATGAACCGCGGCGGATTACTGCTCAGCGCGCACATTGGCAGCTGGGAAATAGCCGGCGAAATCCTCGACCATATCAAAAGCCGCATTAATATAGTAATGTTTGATGGTGAGGACAAGCAAATTAAGCAGTACATGGACTCGGTAACCGGCGAGCGGAAAATAAACATCATTGTGATCAAAAACGATCTGTCGCATATTTTCCAGATCAACGCGGCCTTTCAAAATAACGAGCTGGTTTGTATGCATGCCGATAGGTTTATTGAGGGCAATAAAACCATAACCAGGGAGTTTTTAGGTGAGGAGGCGAAATTCCCGGCTGGCCCCTTTGTAATGGCCGAAAAATTTAAAGTACCGGTAGCTTTTGTTTACGCCCTCAAGGAAAGTGCACTGCATTATCACTTTTTTTCGAGCCCGGTAAAAGATTATTCGGACCTGCCCAAAGGCGAAGCTATGCAGCAGCTCACAACTGATTTTATAACCGGTTTTGAAAACAAAGTAAAAACGTACCCCGAACAATGGTACAACTACTATAATTTTTGGCAATAA
- a CDS encoding 3-hydroxyacyl-ACP dehydratase produces MTLPTTDVLALIPQRSPFVMVDTLVSASEDTTRTTLLVLPGNVLVNDGELSEAGLTENIAQTAAAGAGYAARQLNKPVQPGFIGAIKNLGVFALPKVGDTIETEVKIENQVFDVTIIKGKITCKGDTLAQCEMKIFIQPQ; encoded by the coding sequence ATGACCTTACCAACAACCGATGTTTTGGCTTTAATACCCCAGCGATCGCCATTTGTAATGGTTGATACCCTGGTATCGGCATCCGAAGATACCACGCGCACCACACTGCTGGTATTGCCCGGTAATGTATTGGTAAACGATGGCGAACTAAGCGAAGCCGGGCTTACCGAAAACATCGCCCAAACAGCTGCGGCAGGTGCGGGATATGCGGCCCGGCAATTAAATAAACCCGTGCAACCGGGCTTTATAGGTGCGATAAAAAACCTGGGGGTGTTTGCCCTCCCAAAAGTTGGCGATACCATCGAAACTGAAGTTAAAATAGAGAACCAGGTTTTTGATGTAACCATCATTAAAGGAAAAATAACCTGCAAGGGCGACACGTTAGCCCAATGCGAAATGAAAATATTTATTCAACCACAATAA
- a CDS encoding acyl-CoA thioesterase codes for MQQSLTNTIEIEVKFSDVDMLGVVWHGNYIRYFEDGREAFGKQYGLGYMDVYNAGYVVPIVNVNCDYKRFLKYEDRVIIETTYTPTESAKINFTYRLLNAQTGELIVKGSTVQVFVRRDNFELQLTNPDFFMDWKQQQGLI; via the coding sequence TTGCAGCAATCGTTAACAAATACTATCGAAATAGAAGTTAAATTCAGTGATGTGGATATGCTGGGCGTGGTTTGGCATGGCAACTACATCCGCTATTTTGAAGATGGCCGCGAAGCTTTCGGCAAACAATATGGCCTGGGTTATATGGATGTATATAACGCGGGCTATGTTGTGCCTATTGTTAACGTTAATTGCGATTATAAACGGTTTTTGAAGTACGAAGACAGGGTGATTATCGAAACCACCTACACACCTACCGAATCGGCAAAGATTAATTTTACCTATCGCCTGCTCAATGCCCAAACCGGCGAACTGATAGTAAAAGGCTCGACCGTACAGGTATTTGTGCGCCGCGATAATTTTGAACTGCAACTTACCAATCCGGATTTTTTTATGGATTGGAAACAGCAACAAGGTTTGATATAA
- a CDS encoding beta-ketoacyl synthase N-terminal-like domain-containing protein codes for MKKVYLVADNITSPLGATTAQNFEHLVNGVTGVRQHDNETLSDDPFFAALFEKGYFQTDERWTKFEHLIIASLTETLFGVDKNIAGKNTVLIISTTKGNISLLETETPGPELDVRIALHTSAKKIARHFGFVNEPIVISHACISGLAAMITGMRLIQSGQYDHAVVAGADVISKFVLSGFQSFQAVSPALCKPFDVDRDGINLGEGAATVILSEIKTEDEAIELVSGTISNDANHISGPSRAGEELYYAINKAIDAGGLKPEDIDFISAHGTATVYNDEMEAKAVTLAGLQHTPLNSLKGFYGHTLGASGLIEAIISAQSLKQNIIIPTQGFNKQGDDNPVNVCSQPISKPLNNCLKIASGFGGCNAAIILTKSQKEI; via the coding sequence ATGAAGAAGGTTTACCTTGTTGCTGATAATATTACCTCGCCGCTGGGCGCCACCACTGCTCAAAATTTTGAGCACCTGGTTAACGGCGTTACGGGCGTGAGGCAACATGATAACGAAACCTTGTCCGATGATCCCTTTTTTGCAGCGCTATTTGAAAAAGGATATTTTCAAACCGATGAACGCTGGACGAAGTTCGAGCATCTCATCATTGCTTCATTAACTGAAACCCTGTTTGGAGTAGATAAAAATATCGCGGGCAAAAACACCGTCCTGATCATTTCTACCACCAAAGGCAATATCAGCCTGCTGGAAACCGAAACACCTGGCCCCGAACTGGATGTACGGATAGCGCTGCATACCTCGGCAAAAAAAATAGCCCGGCATTTTGGTTTTGTAAACGAGCCTATAGTTATTTCACATGCCTGTATTTCAGGTTTAGCCGCCATGATTACCGGAATGAGGTTAATCCAATCCGGCCAGTATGACCATGCGGTAGTTGCCGGGGCCGATGTGATCTCAAAATTTGTGCTTTCGGGTTTTCAATCGTTTCAGGCTGTTAGTCCGGCTTTGTGTAAGCCATTTGATGTTGACAGGGATGGCATTAATTTAGGCGAAGGTGCGGCAACAGTTATTCTATCGGAAATAAAAACAGAAGATGAGGCTATTGAATTAGTTTCGGGTACAATTAGTAATGATGCTAATCATATTTCAGGTCCATCACGTGCCGGCGAAGAGTTATATTATGCCATTAACAAAGCGATAGATGCGGGCGGATTGAAACCGGAGGATATTGATTTTATATCCGCCCATGGCACAGCAACCGTTTATAACGATGAGATGGAAGCCAAAGCAGTAACGCTGGCCGGTCTGCAGCATACGCCGCTGAATAGCCTTAAAGGTTTTTACGGGCATACTTTAGGCGCTTCGGGCCTGATAGAGGCCATTATCTCGGCACAATCATTAAAACAAAATATAATTATTCCAACCCAAGGCTTCAACAAACAGGGCGATGATAACCCGGTAAATGTTTGCAGCCAACCTATATCAAAACCGCTTAACAACTGCCTCAAAATAGCCTCGGGCTTTGGGGGCTGTAACGCGGCTATCATCCTAACCAAATCACAAAAGGAAATATAA
- a CDS encoding NAD(P)/FAD-dependent oxidoreductase — MNTEQVDVLVIGAGPAGTVAASIVHHAGFKVKIVEKQLFPRFVIGESLLPRCMEALAEAGFIDAVTEKGFQQKAGAKFVKDGEICDYQFADQFTPGYNWTWQVPRADFDKTLADTVGQMGVPVHYETSVTNIVFNGQDSVTTVEDKDGKQTEIAARFIIDGSGYGRVIPKLFNLDRPSTQVPRKALFVHTVDKKRSMADEPNRITIVVHQPGVWIWIIPFANGITSLGFVGNPEFFKQYEGTDEEILRGLIASQPYFAERFEDVEFAFAPKTLESWSATTDKFYGDGFVLTGNVTEFLDPIFSSGVMLATVSSQTAAKLVIRKLNGEAVDWDTEYMQHMMQGVDTFRSYVTSWYEGVLDTIFFSNNQDPLVKSQICSVLAGYVWDLDNPYVKNHETALHKLARTITLRDMVEFGAESGTLEAESKL, encoded by the coding sequence ATGAACACAGAACAGGTAGACGTACTGGTAATAGGTGCCGGCCCGGCCGGAACGGTAGCCGCATCCATTGTACACCACGCAGGCTTCAAAGTAAAAATTGTAGAGAAACAGCTTTTCCCCCGCTTTGTAATTGGTGAAAGCTTGCTGCCACGCTGTATGGAAGCGCTTGCCGAAGCCGGTTTTATAGATGCCGTAACCGAAAAAGGCTTTCAGCAAAAAGCAGGTGCCAAGTTTGTAAAAGACGGTGAAATTTGCGATTACCAGTTTGCCGATCAGTTTACCCCCGGCTATAACTGGACCTGGCAGGTGCCCCGTGCCGATTTTGATAAAACCCTTGCCGATACGGTTGGGCAAATGGGTGTGCCTGTGCATTACGAGACTTCCGTTACCAACATCGTTTTCAACGGCCAGGATTCGGTTACTACCGTAGAGGATAAAGATGGCAAGCAAACCGAGATTGCGGCCCGCTTTATTATTGATGGCAGCGGTTACGGCCGTGTGATCCCTAAACTATTCAATCTCGACAGGCCATCTACTCAGGTTCCACGCAAGGCCTTGTTTGTGCACACAGTTGATAAAAAACGTTCGATGGCCGATGAGCCAAACCGTATTACCATTGTGGTGCACCAGCCCGGCGTTTGGATCTGGATTATTCCTTTTGCCAATGGCATTACCTCGCTGGGTTTTGTGGGCAACCCGGAGTTTTTTAAGCAATACGAGGGTACGGATGAAGAAATTTTACGCGGCCTGATCGCTTCGCAGCCTTATTTTGCCGAGCGGTTTGAGGATGTAGAGTTCGCATTTGCTCCTAAAACTTTAGAGTCGTGGTCGGCTACTACCGATAAGTTTTATGGTGATGGTTTTGTGCTTACTGGCAACGTAACCGAGTTTTTAGATCCGATATTTTCATCGGGGGTAATGCTGGCAACCGTATCGAGCCAGACAGCCGCCAAACTGGTTATCCGCAAACTGAATGGCGAGGCGGTAGATTGGGATACAGAATATATGCAACATATGATGCAGGGGGTAGACACATTCCGTTCGTATGTTACGTCGTGGTATGAGGGTGTGCTGGATACCATATTCTTTTCTAACAATCAGGACCCGCTTGTTAAAAGCCAGATTTGCTCGGTACTGGCAGGTTATGTTTGGGATCTGGATAATCCTTATGTTAAAAATCATGAAACAGCTCTGCACAAACTGGCCCGCACTATTACCCTGAGGGATATGGTTGAATTTGGAGCAGAAAGCGGAACGCTTGAGGCCGAAAGCAAATTATAA
- a CDS encoding phosphopantetheine-binding protein, with amino-acid sequence MKFTVQQMDKLIADLKEQIIEQLNLQDVKPEDIGDDQPLFGDGLGLDSIDALELIVLLQQKYKVKLSNAEDGPKIFRSVRTIAEFIEEYKASNA; translated from the coding sequence ATAAAATTTACAGTACAGCAAATGGATAAATTAATCGCCGATCTGAAAGAGCAGATCATTGAGCAGTTGAACTTACAGGATGTAAAGCCGGAGGATATAGGCGATGATCAGCCGCTTTTTGGTGATGGCCTTGGTTTGGATTCGATAGACGCTTTAGAACTGATCGTATTATTGCAGCAGAAGTATAAAGTAAAGCTATCCAATGCCGAGGACGGCCCGAAAATTTTCCGGTCGGTACGCACCATTGCGGAGTTTATTGAGGAATATAAAGCTTCGAACGCCTAA
- a CDS encoding beta-ketoacyl-[acyl-carrier-protein] synthase family protein, whose translation MEQPVFIAGLGVISAIGNTVAQNLLSLELGKTGIAPIQYLDTEHRHEFPVGEVKLSNGELNELSGFKPGISRTALLSLVAATEALADAGLENFAKLRTGFVSANTVGGMDKTEDFFRDFLPDDAKGRLRNVINHECGAVTNLVADKLGIRDYISTISTACSSSANAIMYGARLIKNNLLDVVIAGGTDALTRFTLNGFNTLMILDKQPCQPFDAKRRGLNLGEGAGYVVLVSERVASSIKKELYCKLSGYCNANDAYHQTASSPDGTGSLLAMEGALKKAALQPNNISYINLHGTGTQNNDSSEGAAISQLFAGHYPKMSSTKAFTGHTLGASGGIEAVYSALAVQKGLIYPNLKFETPMEGLPFTPETRFSKQPEIKHVLSNSFGFGGNCSSLIFSKL comes from the coding sequence ATGGAGCAACCTGTATTCATAGCCGGCCTTGGGGTAATTTCGGCCATAGGTAACACTGTGGCCCAAAACCTGCTGTCGCTTGAATTAGGTAAAACAGGCATTGCGCCTATCCAATACCTGGATACGGAGCACCGGCATGAGTTTCCGGTTGGTGAAGTTAAGCTGAGCAATGGAGAGCTTAACGAGCTATCGGGATTTAAACCAGGCATTAGTCGCACCGCTTTGCTTAGTTTAGTTGCAGCAACAGAAGCACTTGCCGATGCCGGCTTAGAAAACTTCGCTAAGCTGCGAACAGGCTTCGTCTCTGCCAACACCGTTGGCGGCATGGACAAAACCGAAGATTTTTTCAGGGATTTTTTACCCGACGATGCTAAAGGCCGCCTGCGCAATGTGATCAACCATGAGTGCGGGGCTGTTACCAATTTAGTTGCCGATAAGCTTGGCATCAGAGATTACATAAGCACTATCAGTACAGCCTGTTCATCATCGGCCAACGCCATTATGTACGGGGCAAGGCTCATCAAAAACAACCTGCTGGATGTGGTGATAGCCGGAGGAACCGATGCACTCACCCGTTTCACGCTGAACGGGTTCAATACCCTCATGATACTGGATAAGCAACCCTGCCAACCGTTTGACGCCAAGCGCCGGGGGCTTAACCTTGGCGAGGGGGCAGGTTATGTGGTGCTGGTTTCTGAACGGGTAGCTTCTTCTATAAAAAAGGAACTTTATTGTAAGCTAAGCGGCTATTGCAATGCCAACGATGCTTATCACCAAACAGCATCATCACCGGATGGTACGGGTTCATTGCTGGCGATGGAAGGTGCGCTTAAAAAAGCGGCTCTGCAACCAAATAATATTAGCTACATCAATTTACACGGCACAGGTACGCAAAACAACGATAGTTCGGAAGGGGCGGCCATTAGCCAATTATTTGCAGGGCATTATCCTAAAATGAGCTCGACCAAGGCCTTTACCGGGCATACGCTCGGGGCCAGCGGCGGCATCGAGGCGGTTTATTCGGCATTGGCTGTTCAAAAAGGATTGATCTATCCAAACCTGAAATTTGAAACGCCAATGGAAGGCTTGCCATTTACACCCGAAACACGCTTTTCCAAACAGCCGGAAATAAAACATGTGCTATCCAACTCTTTCGGGTTTGGAGGTAATTGTTCATCATTAATATTTTCAAAACTATAG
- a CDS encoding beta-ketoacyl synthase N-terminal-like domain-containing protein yields the protein MYIRAASNISPQNTFGNQSFLQELVEYTGDKLTCIEPDYKSLIDPKLIRRMSRIIKMGVAAGMDCLQQAGIDAPDAIVTGTAYGCLEDTNTFVSKMVQQNEDALAPTAFIQSTHNTISAQIALLLQCHRYNNTFVNGGASFENALLDAMMLLNEGEANTVLAGGIDEITANSHAILSRMGSYRRQPTSSLSLLHCPGKGTMAGEGSAFFLLSNDASGNDLAKIDAVSGFYKPDNLSEIEQRINNFLSAQNISINDIDTIITGKNGYTVNDGIYGQLNQLLFANTPTINYKHLCGEYPTSSAFAFWLAANALKNGGFPPTISSATIPLKKVLIYNHYQNIHHSLILLSAC from the coding sequence ATGTACATCAGGGCAGCAAGCAATATATCGCCACAAAACACTTTCGGTAATCAATCCTTTCTTCAGGAATTGGTTGAATACACTGGCGACAAACTTACCTGTATCGAACCGGATTATAAATCGCTGATCGATCCGAAACTCATCCGCCGTATGAGCCGCATCATTAAAATGGGCGTGGCCGCAGGGATGGATTGTTTGCAGCAGGCAGGCATTGATGCGCCTGATGCCATTGTTACCGGTACAGCTTACGGCTGCCTGGAAGATACCAATACTTTCGTCAGCAAAATGGTACAGCAAAACGAAGACGCCCTTGCACCAACTGCGTTTATCCAATCCACCCATAATACCATCAGCGCGCAGATAGCCTTGCTGCTGCAATGCCACCGGTACAATAATACGTTTGTTAATGGCGGCGCCTCTTTTGAAAATGCCTTGCTTGATGCTATGATGCTGCTAAACGAAGGCGAAGCGAATACGGTGCTTGCCGGAGGGATAGATGAGATCACTGCAAACAGCCATGCCATTTTAAGCAGGATGGGCTCATATCGTCGCCAACCCACTTCAAGCCTTAGCCTTCTCCATTGCCCCGGAAAAGGAACAATGGCTGGCGAAGGTTCAGCTTTTTTCCTGTTGAGTAATGATGCTTCAGGTAATGATCTGGCCAAAATAGATGCGGTATCCGGCTTTTATAAACCGGATAATTTAAGCGAGATTGAGCAGCGCATTAACAATTTCCTATCAGCACAAAATATCAGCATTAATGATATTGATACAATCATTACCGGTAAAAATGGGTATACTGTTAATGATGGCATTTATGGGCAATTGAATCAGTTGCTTTTTGCCAACACGCCAACCATCAACTATAAACACCTTTGCGGCGAATACCCAACCTCATCGGCATTTGCCTTTTGGCTTGCTGCTAATGCCCTCAAAAATGGCGGTTTTCCGCCAACAATAAGCAGCGCAACTATACCGTTAAAAAAAGTGCTTATCTATAATCATTACCAAAATATTCATCACTCGTTAATCCTGCTTTCCGCATGTTAA
- a CDS encoding polysaccharide deacetylase family protein, giving the protein MLNFRNTNILFIGLLGLIAWVHITEGVSLWSYVVLIFVYSLILFYGCYYIGSNFFMPVMCSFKTSKKVIAITFDDGPDTIATPQILDILKQHNVPAAFFCIGNRIAGNEAVLKQINEQGHIIGNHSYSHHFWFDLFSSAKMLDDMLLANQAVRQNISLSPLLFRPPYGVINPNLKKAIVKSGMVPIGWSVRSMDTVINDEQKLLNKITRRLNPGAIFLFHDTGKATISVLPLFIEQAKADGYEIVRLDKMLNLQAYA; this is encoded by the coding sequence ATGTTAAACTTCAGGAATACCAATATTCTTTTTATTGGCCTGTTGGGGTTAATCGCCTGGGTACATATTACAGAAGGTGTTTCGCTGTGGAGTTACGTGGTGCTGATCTTTGTTTACTCGCTGATATTATTTTATGGTTGCTATTACATCGGCTCCAACTTTTTTATGCCGGTAATGTGCTCTTTTAAAACAAGCAAAAAGGTTATTGCTATTACTTTTGATGACGGGCCGGATACTATTGCTACTCCGCAGATCCTGGATATCTTAAAGCAGCACAATGTTCCGGCGGCATTCTTTTGCATAGGTAACCGTATTGCCGGGAATGAAGCCGTGCTGAAACAAATCAATGAGCAAGGCCATATCATCGGCAACCATAGCTATTCACATCATTTTTGGTTCGATTTGTTTTCATCGGCTAAAATGCTGGATGATATGTTGCTGGCTAACCAGGCGGTGAGGCAGAATATCAGTTTGAGCCCCCTGTTATTCAGGCCGCCCTATGGGGTGATTAATCCTAACTTAAAAAAAGCCATTGTTAAAAGCGGGATGGTGCCCATAGGCTGGAGCGTACGCTCGATGGATACGGTTATTAATGATGAGCAAAAATTATTAAATAAGATAACCCGCCGCTTAAACCCCGGCGCTATTTTCCTGTTTCATGATACAGGCAAGGCAACAATTTCGGTTTTGCCCCTGTTTATTGAACAGGCCAAAGCCGATGGGTACGAAATAGTGCGGTTGGATAAAATGCTAAATTTACAGGCTTATGCGTAA
- a CDS encoding outer membrane lipoprotein carrier protein LolA: MLFFNVILTANAQHAGYTQLTDLTKFKQQFAEVAQKTNSIKSDFTQEKSLSMLSDKITSKGRFWYCKPDMLRMEYTQPFSYLMILNKDNVYIKDGQKENKVSTRSNKVFKQINKIVVDCIQGTALNSGDFKSAVYESKGNYLVALSPVNKQLSEFFKTIEITVDKKDYSVSTIQMLESSGDSTTLHFTNKEINATIPDALFAIK; the protein is encoded by the coding sequence TTGCTTTTTTTCAACGTAATCCTTACCGCCAATGCCCAACACGCCGGCTATACCCAACTTACCGATCTCACCAAATTCAAACAGCAGTTTGCCGAGGTTGCACAGAAAACCAACAGCATAAAAAGCGATTTTACCCAGGAAAAAAGCCTGAGCATGCTCTCAGACAAAATCACCTCCAAAGGCAGGTTCTGGTACTGCAAGCCCGATATGCTCAGGATGGAATATACCCAACCTTTCAGCTACCTGATGATCCTGAACAAAGACAATGTGTACATCAAAGACGGGCAGAAGGAAAACAAGGTATCCACCCGATCAAACAAAGTATTTAAGCAGATCAACAAAATTGTTGTGGATTGCATACAGGGGACAGCCTTAAACAGCGGCGATTTTAAATCGGCGGTTTATGAAAGTAAGGGTAATTATTTGGTGGCCCTCTCCCCCGTTAATAAACAACTAAGCGAATTTTTCAAAACCATCGAGATCACCGTCGATAAAAAAGATTACTCGGTAAGCACCATCCAGATGCTGGAAAGTTCGGGCGATAGCACCACGCTCCATTTCACTAATAAAGAAATCAATGCCACTATTCCCGACGCGCTTTTTGCTATTAAGTAG
- a CDS encoding DUF308 domain-containing protein, translated as MSANKTLIIETSAATKTAAALRKLYFIRVAFSVIWVVLVALLAKTSFTAATILLVIYPLWDVVGTLLDIRANQGNGTSVTPQYVNLAISIITTLAVSFAIGKGVPSALIVFGAWALLTGLIQLVLGLKRRKEFGGQWPMILSGGQSMLAGVSFIAMAHSPNMGIANLAGYSAFGAFYYLLAAIRLGKSAKGTLQA; from the coding sequence ATGTCAGCAAATAAAACATTGATCATAGAAACATCAGCGGCCACCAAAACCGCCGCGGCATTGCGTAAACTTTATTTCATCAGGGTAGCGTTCTCGGTTATCTGGGTGGTATTGGTAGCACTACTGGCCAAAACCTCGTTTACAGCAGCAACAATACTGTTGGTAATTTACCCACTATGGGATGTGGTAGGTACGCTTTTGGATATCCGCGCCAACCAAGGCAACGGAACATCAGTAACGCCGCAATATGTTAACCTTGCTATCAGTATCATTACTACGTTAGCGGTTAGCTTTGCCATTGGTAAAGGCGTTCCATCAGCCTTGATAGTATTTGGTGCCTGGGCGTTGCTAACGGGTTTAATCCAATTGGTGCTGGGTTTAAAAAGACGTAAAGAATTTGGCGGCCAATGGCCAATGATATTGAGTGGCGGCCAATCTATGCTTGCCGGCGTATCATTTATTGCTATGGCTCATTCGCCTAATATGGGCATTGCTAATTTGGCGGGGTACTCGGCCTTTGGCGCTTTTTATTATTTATTGGCGGCTATCAGGTTGGGGAAAAGCGCAAAAGGTACTTTACAAGCTTAA
- a CDS encoding Crp/Fnr family transcriptional regulator — MQSKQEVLNDVLGRFADLSANDVNISLPYWRNRKITKSDFFNMQNFVCTDLALITKGIFRIYFVHPETQEEKNIYFFSESQFLVSFRSFINQYPCAYFIQAMEDAEIISINYNDLQYLYNTPTGWQRFGRLIAELFFNLSQARAEEFQFNTAEERYLKMVAQHPNIVNRIPAYHISSYLGIKNPSLTRIKKRLAQQKP; from the coding sequence ATGCAATCAAAACAGGAAGTATTGAACGATGTGCTTGGCAGGTTTGCCGATCTGTCGGCTAATGATGTCAACATCAGTTTGCCCTACTGGCGCAACCGCAAAATAACCAAAAGCGACTTTTTCAACATGCAAAACTTTGTATGCACCGATCTGGCGCTGATCACCAAGGGCATCTTCCGCATTTACTTTGTACACCCTGAAACGCAGGAAGAAAAGAATATCTATTTTTTTTCGGAAAGCCAGTTTTTGGTTTCGTTCCGCAGTTTTATTAATCAATATCCCTGCGCCTATTTTATCCAGGCCATGGAAGATGCCGAGATCATCTCCATTAACTACAACGATTTGCAATACCTGTATAATACCCCAACCGGTTGGCAGCGCTTCGGTCGGCTGATAGCCGAACTGTTCTTTAACCTCTCGCAGGCCCGTGCCGAAGAGTTTCAGTTCAATACCGCCGAAGAGCGTTACTTAAAAATGGTAGCCCAGCATCCTAACATCGTAAACCGCATTCCTGCGTATCATATTTCATCCTACCTGGGTATCAAAAACCCATCGTTAACCCGTATAAAAAAACGCCTGGCCCAACAAAAGCCGTAA